The segment GCCGCTCGGCAGCGCGTTTTCGCTCGAGGCGGCGGCAGTGCACCGCCTGCACGAACGCGCGCCCGGCCGGCTGACCGGCGGCACTGTGCTGGTGCCGGCGCACCATCGCACGCGCACGCCGCTGCATCTCTTCACGCATCTCCGCGTCTTCGGCCGGCACACGCTGCGCGATTTCGAAAGCAGCCTGAACCTGCCCCAGCGCGTAAACTATCCGGCTGCGCTGGCCGAACGCGGCGGGGAGCTCGCGTTCGACTACGAGATCTCGACGCAGCCGGGATTGCGGGTGCGGACGTAGCGGACGAACCGATGGCAGCGGGCGGGCTCAGCGCACGACGCGCGCGCCGCCGCCCTTGATCTGCTTCTCGACTTCCTTGCGGGTCGCCATCGACGTGTCGCCCGGCGTCGTCGACGCCAGCGCGCCGTGGGCCGCGCCATACTCGACCGCCTTCTGTCCGTCGTTGAATTCCATGAAGCCGAATTGCAGGCCCGAGGCAAACGAGTCGCCGCCGCCGACGCGATCGAGGATCTCGAGCTCCGGATATTTCCGGCTCTCGTGGAACTTGCCGTCGTGCCACAGGATCGCCGCCCAGTCGTTCTTGGTCGCGGTGATCACGCGGCGCAGCGTCGTGGCCGCCACCTTGAAGTTCGGGAACTCCTTCACGGCTGTCTCGATCATCGCCTTGAACGCGTCGATCTCGATCTTGCTGATGTTGTGGTCGGCGCCCTTGACCTCAAAGCCCAGCGAAGCGGTGAAATCCTCCTCGTTGCCGATCATCACGTCGACGTACTTGGCGATCTCACGGTTGACCTCCTGCGCCTTCTTCAACCCGCCGATCGTCTTCCAGAGCGAAGGGCGATAGTTGAGATCATAGCTGACGATCGTGCCGTGCTTCTTCGCGGCTTTCACCGCTTCGACGGTCAATTCCGCGGTGGTCGCGGACAGCGCGGCGAAGATGCCGCCGGTGTGAAACCAGCGCGCACCGAGCTTGCCGAAAATGTGATCCCAGTCGAAGTCGCCGGGCTTGAGCTGCGACGCGGCGGTGTTGCCGCGGTCGGGATTGCCCACCGCACCGCGAATGCCGAAGCCGCGCTCGGTGAAGTTCAGCCCGTTGCGCACGGTGCGCCCGATGCCATCGTCCTCGCGCCACTTGATGAAATCGGTCGCGACGCCGCCTTGGAGGATGAAGTCCTCGACCAGATGGCCGACTTCGTTGTCGACGAAGGCGGTGCACACGGCGGTTTTGTAGCCGAAGCATTTCCGGAGGCCGCGCGAGGTGTTGTACTCGCCGCCGCCTTCCCAGACTTTGAACTCGCGGGCCGTGCGGATACGGCCCTCGCCGGGGTCGAGGCGAAGCATGACTTCGCCGAGCGAAACTTGGTCAAAGGCGCACGAAGCGCGGGGTTTGATGGGGAGTGCCATGGGAGGAGGAGTTGAGAGATGAGGGTTGAGAGTTGAGAGTCTGAAGAGTCGCCCGCGAATCACGCGAATGGGCGCGAATCACGGAAGAACGGCCACGACACGGTTCGCATGAAATGCGCGTCGCTTCGCGTGATTCGCGCGCGGAGGATATGGACTATTCGGCCGTTTTCAGGTCGGCGAGGTTCCACTTGGGCCGACGGACCTCGGCCGCAATCTCGTTGAACGCGTTGATCTCCGCTTCGGAGAACAGCAGGCCGCCGTTCTTCGCGCTGCGCGCGGCGGCTTCGGCTTCGATCTGGCCCGGCAGCATGCAGCCCTCGTTGCCGTGACCCAGAATGTCGCCGATCACCGCCTTAACGTTGCCGGTCTGATCGCGGCCCTGCGCAAACGCGCCGCCGTTCATCGCGTCGGGATGCCAGACCTGGAAGAAGAAGCAGCACGTGCCCTTCTCGCCTTCCGTCACCTGGCTCCAGCGGTTGCGCAGCGTGGGCAACGAGCCGCCGATGAAGGCGCCGACGATTTCATTCATGAGCGACAGCCCGTAGCCCTTGTGCGCGCCGAACGGCAGCAGGTACTTCGCCTTCGCCGGATCGGTCGTCGGCGTGCCGTTCTCGTCCACGGCGGCGCCCGGCGGGAGCTGTTTGCCCTCGCGCAGCAGCTGCTGCACGCGGCCCATCGCCACGACGCTCGTCGCCCAGTCGATGACGATCGGATACCCGATCGCGCCGGTGGTCGGGAAACCCCACGAATGCGGATTCGTGCCGAGCGTGGGATACTTGCCGCCGAACGGAACAACTTCAGCGAGCGCCGCGGTGCAGTTGGTGTAGGCAATATAGCCGCGCCGCGCGGCCTCCATCACGTAGCCGCCGCCCCAGAGGTAGTGGAACGCGTTGTCGACCGAAACCATGCCGACGCCGTATTTGTCGGCGAGCTTCATGGCGGTTTCGATCGCGGCGTAGCCGGTGGCCTGGCCGAGCTTGCGATTGGCGTTCCACACCTGCGCGCCGCGGAACCGCGTCTTCACCTTTTCGATCTTCGCCTTGGGCTTGCAGCCACCGGCGCCGGAGCCGAACAGATGATCGAGGTGCAGCGCCTTGAGCGCGTTGTGAGTGCGGATGCCGTGCCGTGTGGCCTCGGCGCAGAACCGCGCGCCAGCGGCGGCTTCCTGACCGGAATAGCCGCGTTTCTTGTAGGCTGCTTCGACGAGTGCGTTGTGCTGCGCTTCGGGAACGACGTAGAAAGTTTCCATAGGGTTGAGAGTTGAGGGTTGAGAGTTGAGAGTCGGAAAATCTGAGCCGAGCGAGCCGACGGTTCGGCCTCTCAACTCTCAGCTCTCAACTCTCAACTCGCGTGGGCGTCAGACCACCTTCTTGACCGGAACCTCCGGATTCACCTGCGCGAGCGGCTTCTCGCCGTGCATCGCACGGATGAGGTTGGTGACTGCAGCCGTCGCCTGACGGACGACGCTCTCGTAGGTGCGCGAGCCGATGTGCGGCGTGCAGACGACGTTCGGCAGCTTGAGCAACGGATGATCCGCCGCCGGCGGCTCCTGGTCGAGCACGTCGGTGCCGTAGCCACCCACCTGGCCCGACTTCAATGCCGCGACCATGTCGGCGGTGTTCACGATCTCGCCGCGCGCACAGTTCAGGATCAGCACGCCCTTTTTCATCTTCGCAAACGCGGCCGCGTTGATCATCCCGCGCGTCTGCGGTGTCAGGTTCGTGTGCAGCGACAGGTAATCCGACGCGGCAAAAATCTCGTCGAGCGAGTTCACCCGCTTCACGCCATGCTCCGCGGCGAATTTATCGTCCCAATACACGTCGTAGCCGATCGGCGTCATGCCAAACGCCTTCGCGCGGATCGCGACCTCCTTGCCAATCCGGCCGAGGCCGACGATGCCGATCGTCTTCTCGAGCAGTTCGTGGCCGGTCTTCCGCTTCCAGCCACCGCTACGGGTCGAGTCCGTGTGGAAAAGGAAATTCTTCTCCAGCGCGAGCAGCAGCAGGAACGTGTGTTCGGCCACCGTCGTGTGGTTCACACCCGGCGTGAACAGCAGCGGAATGCCGAACTCGGTGCACGACTTCACGTCGATCTTGTCGACGCCGATGCCGTATTTGCTGAGCACCTTCAGCCGCGGGCGGGCTTTTTCGAGTACCTGGCGGGTGATGGCGTCGTCGCCGCAAATGTAGCCGTCGACCTCGCCGACGAGGGCGAGCGTGTCGGCCTCGTTCAACGGACCGCGCGCGCGGATGACTTCCCAGCCGGTCTGAGCCAGCAAGTCATGATGACCGCCGGGCGTATCCTGAAACGAAGTGGTGGTAAGAAGAATGCGAGTCATGGGAAAAAAAGAAAAAGCCGAGCTTGCCCGCGAATTACGCGACTACACACCAATGAGTGCGAGCCGGACGACGCCGCCGGCCAAAGCCTTCGCTCGTCGCTGGCATGTTCATTGGCAGATATGCGCGCAGATTGGCGTGGATTCGCGGGCGGGTGAAATCCGTTGTTATGCCACCGCCGCGGCGGCGGCGACGAATTCCTTGGCGCGCGCGGTGACGGCGGCCCAGTCGCGAGCTTTCAGCGCCGCCGGCGCGACCAGCGCGCTGCCGGCGGCAGTCGCCCACGCGCCCGCTTTCAAGAAGTCGCCGACGGTCTGCGGCGTCACGCCGCCCGTCGGCAGGAATTCCATCTTCGGGAACGGGGCCTTGAGCGACTTGATGTACGCCGGGCCGAAGAACTCGGCCGGGAAAATCTTGATCACGTCGGCACCGGCGTCCCACGCCGTGCATGCTTCGGTCGGCGTCAGCGCGCCGGACAGCACCGGTACGCCGGCTTCCTTGCAGGCGGCGATCACCGCCGGTCGCACGGCCGGAGTGACGATGAATTTCGCGCCTGCGGCGATACCGCGCTTCGCGGTGTCGGGATCGAGCACGGTGCCCAGGCCGATGAGTGCCTCGGGCAGTTCCTTCGAGACGCGGGCAACCATCTCGATCGCGCCGGGCGTGGTCATCGTCAGCTCGATGGCGCCGAGGCCGCCGGCCTGCAGTGCGCGGGCGCAATCCACGAGGCTCTCGGCGTTGTCGGCGCGGATGAGCGCAATCACTTTCTGGGCTTTGAGCCGAGCGAGAATGTCGGATTTGTTCACGATGGGGAATCGAATTGAAGTTTCAGCGGGCGGGAAAAGAAGCGGCCGAGCATGACCGTCCGATCCCGGGGCAGGCAAGCCGGTGCGCAAACGCAACGGCCCTCACATCAAACAGGCGGACGACGGCAGATACAGGCAAAAACCCCGTCTGTTAAACGATGAGACCGTCACGAGGCCGCTTCCCCGTTGCGATCCACCTCGATTTTCCGGATGCAGCTCTTCGCTTTCAGCCGCGGCCGCAGTCCTCTTCTGCGGTCGATCCCTCGCGGTGCCGCGCCGCCCGGGCCGCGTGCGATGGCGAACCGTCAGACGCAGTGTGCGGTTGCGGTTGACCTCCGGTTATCCTCCTCTCTTTCGAATGAAGCTCCATTACTCGCCGAGCCCCGCCGAGACGAAGCGTCTCGAGCCTGAACAACTCCGCAGCGCTTTCCTGATCAGCGATCTGTTTCAACCCGGTCAGCTCATCACGCACTACACCGACCTCGATCGGATGATCGCCGGCGGCGTCACGCCGACCTCCGCGCCTCTGCCGCTGCCGAACTCGAAGCAGGCGACGGGCACCGACTTCTTCCTCGAACGGCGGGAAATTGGCATCATCAACATCGGCGCGCCCGGCGCCGTCCGCGTCGGCGGCAAAAGCTACCCGCTCGGCTCGCTCGACTGCCTGTACGTCGGCAAGGGTGAACGCGACGTCGTGTTCGAGGCCGGCAGCGCCGGTCAGGCCCAGTATTTCTTCATCAGCACGCCCGCGCACATGACCTACCCGACGGCGCACGCCGCGCGCGCGCAGGGCACGCAGCCGATCGGCGATCCCGCGAAGTGCAATCGCCGGCGGATCAACCGCTACATCCACGCCAACGGCATCAAGAGCTGCCAGCTCGTGATGGGCTTCACCGAATTCGAGCCCGGCAGCGTCTGGAACACGATGCCGCCCCACACGCACTCGCGCCGCACCGAGATCTATCTCTATTTCGATCTCGGCACCGACATGGTCGTGCACCTGATGGGCGAGCCTCAGGCCACGCGGCACCTGATCGTGCGCGATCGCGAAGCGATCCTTTCCCCCGCGTGGTCGATCCACGCCGGCGTCGGCACCGGCGCTTATCGCTTCATCTGGGCGATGGGCGGCGATAACCAGACGTTCGAAGACATGGATCAGGTCGCCATCGCCGACCTGAAGTAATTCCCGTCACCGGTGGGAGCCCGCCGCCCCGGCGGGCTTTCCGATTTGGTTTCCATTCACCCCGCCCGAACCGCGGGCTCCACCCGCCCCCAGCCAGCTATTTTCAACCCATGAGCTCCATCCTCGAAAAATTCAGTCTCAACGGAAAAGTCGCCGTCGTCACCGGCGCCGCGCGCGGCCTCGGTCAGGGCATGGCCCTCGCGCTCGCCGAAGCCGGCGCGGACATCGTCGCGGTCGACATCCTCCCCGCCGATGACACCAAGAAGCAGGTCGAGGCGCTTGGTCGCAAAGCGATCACGCTCGCCGCCAATCTCGGCGACCGCGC is part of the Opitutus terrae PB90-1 genome and harbors:
- a CDS encoding sugar kinase → MALPIKPRASCAFDQVSLGEVMLRLDPGEGRIRTAREFKVWEGGGEYNTSRGLRKCFGYKTAVCTAFVDNEVGHLVEDFILQGGVATDFIKWREDDGIGRTVRNGLNFTERGFGIRGAVGNPDRGNTAASQLKPGDFDWDHIFGKLGARWFHTGGIFAALSATTAELTVEAVKAAKKHGTIVSYDLNYRPSLWKTIGGLKKAQEVNREIAKYVDVMIGNEEDFTASLGFEVKGADHNISKIEIDAFKAMIETAVKEFPNFKVAATTLRRVITATKNDWAAILWHDGKFHESRKYPELEILDRVGGGDSFASGLQFGFMEFNDGQKAVEYGAAHGALASTTPGDTSMATRKEVEKQIKGGGARVVR
- a CDS encoding Ldh family oxidoreductase translates to METFYVVPEAQHNALVEAAYKKRGYSGQEAAAGARFCAEATRHGIRTHNALKALHLDHLFGSGAGGCKPKAKIEKVKTRFRGAQVWNANRKLGQATGYAAIETAMKLADKYGVGMVSVDNAFHYLWGGGYVMEAARRGYIAYTNCTAALAEVVPFGGKYPTLGTNPHSWGFPTTGAIGYPIVIDWATSVVAMGRVQQLLREGKQLPPGAAVDENGTPTTDPAKAKYLLPFGAHKGYGLSLMNEIVGAFIGGSLPTLRNRWSQVTEGEKGTCCFFFQVWHPDAMNGGAFAQGRDQTGNVKAVIGDILGHGNEGCMLPGQIEAEAAARSAKNGGLLFSEAEINAFNEIAAEVRRPKWNLADLKTAE
- a CDS encoding phosphoglycerate dehydrogenase, which produces MTRILLTTTSFQDTPGGHHDLLAQTGWEVIRARGPLNEADTLALVGEVDGYICGDDAITRQVLEKARPRLKVLSKYGIGVDKIDVKSCTEFGIPLLFTPGVNHTTVAEHTFLLLLALEKNFLFHTDSTRSGGWKRKTGHELLEKTIGIVGLGRIGKEVAIRAKAFGMTPIGYDVYWDDKFAAEHGVKRVNSLDEIFAASDYLSLHTNLTPQTRGMINAAAFAKMKKGVLILNCARGEIVNTADMVAALKSGQVGGYGTDVLDQEPPAADHPLLKLPNVVCTPHIGSRTYESVVRQATAAVTNLIRAMHGEKPLAQVNPEVPVKKVV
- a CDS encoding bifunctional 4-hydroxy-2-oxoglutarate aldolase/2-dehydro-3-deoxy-phosphogluconate aldolase yields the protein MNKSDILARLKAQKVIALIRADNAESLVDCARALQAGGLGAIELTMTTPGAIEMVARVSKELPEALIGLGTVLDPDTAKRGIAAGAKFIVTPAVRPAVIAACKEAGVPVLSGALTPTEACTAWDAGADVIKIFPAEFFGPAYIKSLKAPFPKMEFLPTGGVTPQTVGDFLKAGAWATAAGSALVAPAALKARDWAAVTARAKEFVAAAAAVA
- the kduI gene encoding 5-dehydro-4-deoxy-D-glucuronate isomerase, encoding MKLHYSPSPAETKRLEPEQLRSAFLISDLFQPGQLITHYTDLDRMIAGGVTPTSAPLPLPNSKQATGTDFFLERREIGIINIGAPGAVRVGGKSYPLGSLDCLYVGKGERDVVFEAGSAGQAQYFFISTPAHMTYPTAHAARAQGTQPIGDPAKCNRRRINRYIHANGIKSCQLVMGFTEFEPGSVWNTMPPHTHSRRTEIYLYFDLGTDMVVHLMGEPQATRHLIVRDREAILSPAWSIHAGVGTGAYRFIWAMGGDNQTFEDMDQVAIADLK